Proteins encoded by one window of Gemmatimonadota bacterium:
- a CDS encoding ABC transporter permease translates to MGSYPAEKDRKNAVDGAPADAVKNAGGESFWRLTWKEFRKNRPALYSLYVLAVMTLVALTADLIAGNKPYYMVYEGETYFPAFRQYAVYAGLLDWQEALRTRKNFKRYEASEAVFPPIPYAPDEIRLGDRYERPGEAHLFGTDRLGRDVLSGLIHGTRYSLTIGLVSVGISLVIGVGLGALAGYLGGWTDLFLSRVFELWAAIPPFFLIITAAAFFPPSLFWIMIIIGFTGWVGIARLTRSQFLQVRAFDYIAAARALGCSNLRIMAVHILPNAIAPVLIPAAFGVAGAILAESGLSFLGIGVPAEVITWGSLLAGARSNIAAWWLVIVPGFAIFITVTLYNLLGDGLRDALDPRQRGNA, encoded by the coding sequence GTGGGATCGTATCCTGCCGAAAAAGATAGAAAGAACGCCGTGGACGGCGCGCCGGCCGATGCGGTGAAGAACGCGGGCGGCGAGAGCTTCTGGCGGCTCACCTGGAAGGAGTTCCGCAAGAACCGTCCGGCGCTGTACAGTCTATACGTACTCGCTGTCATGACTCTCGTGGCACTCACCGCGGATCTGATCGCCGGCAACAAGCCGTATTACATGGTCTACGAGGGCGAAACCTATTTCCCCGCGTTCCGGCAGTATGCCGTGTACGCCGGCTTGCTGGACTGGCAGGAAGCGCTTCGGACCCGGAAGAACTTCAAGCGGTACGAGGCCAGCGAGGCGGTCTTTCCGCCGATCCCCTACGCGCCGGACGAGATCCGGCTCGGCGACCGTTATGAACGGCCGGGGGAGGCGCATCTCTTTGGTACGGACCGGCTGGGACGCGATGTGCTGTCCGGACTCATTCACGGCACGCGGTATTCGCTGACCATCGGGCTGGTTTCGGTGGGCATCTCCCTGGTGATCGGCGTGGGACTCGGCGCGCTGGCAGGCTACCTGGGCGGGTGGACGGATCTGTTCCTGTCCCGCGTATTCGAACTATGGGCCGCGATCCCGCCTTTCTTCCTGATCATCACGGCGGCGGCTTTCTTCCCGCCGAGCCTGTTCTGGATCATGATCATCATCGGATTCACCGGGTGGGTGGGCATCGCCCGGCTGACCCGGTCCCAGTTTCTCCAGGTACGGGCATTCGACTACATTGCGGCCGCCCGGGCCCTGGGCTGTTCGAATCTGCGCATCATGGCGGTGCACATCCTGCCCAATGCCATCGCCCCGGTGCTGATACCCGCGGCTTTCGGCGTGGCCGGCGCCATCCTGGCCGAATCAGGGCTGAGCTTCCTGGGCATCGGCGTGCCTGCCGAGGTCATCACGTGGGGATCGCTGCTGGCCGGCGCGCGGAGCAATATCGCGGCCTGGTGGCTGGTAATCGTGCCCGGATTCGCCATATTCATCACGGTAACGCTGTACAACCTGCTCGGTGACGGGCTGCGCGACGCCCTCGACCCCAGGCAGCGCGGCAACGCATAA
- a CDS encoding ABC transporter substrate-binding protein, whose translation MKPNFVYTAGTAVLVLIATQLACGGGETTEDPWNKVQTLLSESKDIVVLDGTDKAALKYAGTDNPVFGDWMVRHALSDPENFNPYTSSDQGATQVHTYVFESLLEPEYDPPYTQRGFIAMDYPVVSDDYLTYTFTLRQNVRFADDVPLTADDVLFSMKVIQTPTVRAPHLRNYYSSIQDVRKLGEHEISFICKEPYILNDLFLGSFDILPRHFYDPDGLLDPVPITSLIDGSWEAGKHADRVRLFGDRFNQDFNRNMLGSGPYFVADWENDVVTGQKVVLTRNGNYWGQGVDGLPATGNVDKVVFKIINNLDAAFIELTNGNLDIHGMKPLEFKEKSWSPGFVDRFMKGIQYAGGYTYIGWNNGHPIFRDRRVRQAMTHFTDREGMVRNLLFGLAETVEGPIHKFRPEYNHDLQPYAYDPERALALLNEAGWADTDNDGILDKEIDGEKTPFRFEFLVNSGNQLRKDIALTLQSSLEDVGIDCQVRELDWSIFLERVKNKDFAAVTLGWTGGTGLRFPPDAYQIWHSSQIEGNGSNFISFRNDESDAILTAYRKEFDMDKRIEQYRRFQEILHEEQPYTFLWKSRVAVAYSRRYHGVNWYPAGAVTQEWWVEPADRLYQ comes from the coding sequence ATGAAGCCCAACTTCGTTTACACGGCTGGAACCGCTGTCCTGGTGCTTATTGCCACCCAACTCGCCTGCGGCGGCGGTGAAACGACAGAAGATCCCTGGAACAAGGTTCAGACGCTCCTGTCGGAGTCGAAGGATATCGTCGTGCTGGACGGGACGGATAAGGCCGCGCTCAAATACGCGGGGACGGACAATCCGGTGTTCGGCGACTGGATGGTGCGTCACGCGTTGTCCGATCCGGAAAACTTCAACCCGTATACTTCGAGCGACCAGGGCGCCACCCAGGTGCACACCTACGTCTTCGAGTCTTTGCTGGAGCCGGAGTACGATCCGCCTTACACGCAGCGGGGTTTCATCGCGATGGACTACCCGGTCGTGTCGGACGATTATCTCACCTATACCTTCACGCTGCGCCAGAACGTTCGATTCGCCGACGACGTTCCCCTCACGGCGGACGATGTGCTTTTCAGCATGAAGGTCATCCAGACGCCCACGGTACGGGCGCCTCACCTCAGGAACTACTATTCCTCCATTCAAGACGTCAGGAAACTCGGGGAACATGAGATCAGCTTCATCTGCAAGGAACCGTACATCCTGAACGACCTCTTTCTGGGTAGTTTCGACATCCTTCCGAGACACTTCTACGACCCTGACGGACTGCTTGATCCGGTGCCGATCACGAGCCTGATTGACGGCAGTTGGGAAGCAGGGAAACACGCGGACCGGGTGCGGCTCTTCGGCGACCGCTTCAACCAGGATTTCAATCGGAACATGCTTGGCTCCGGGCCGTATTTCGTGGCGGACTGGGAGAACGACGTGGTCACGGGCCAGAAGGTCGTGCTCACCCGCAACGGGAACTACTGGGGACAGGGCGTGGATGGTCTGCCCGCGACCGGAAACGTGGACAAGGTAGTCTTCAAGATCATCAACAACCTGGACGCCGCCTTCATCGAACTGACCAACGGCAACCTGGACATCCATGGCATGAAACCGCTGGAGTTCAAAGAGAAGAGCTGGTCTCCCGGTTTCGTCGACCGGTTCATGAAGGGCATCCAGTACGCGGGAGGCTACACGTACATCGGGTGGAACAACGGACATCCCATTTTCCGGGACCGGCGGGTCCGGCAGGCGATGACCCACTTCACCGACCGTGAAGGCATGGTGCGTAACCTGCTCTTTGGACTCGCGGAAACGGTCGAGGGTCCCATACACAAGTTCCGTCCCGAGTACAACCATGATCTACAACCCTATGCCTACGACCCGGAACGGGCCCTGGCGCTTCTGAACGAAGCCGGATGGGCAGATACAGACAACGACGGGATTCTCGACAAGGAGATCGACGGCGAGAAGACACCGTTTCGGTTCGAGTTTCTCGTGAACTCGGGCAACCAGCTTCGCAAGGATATCGCGCTTACGCTTCAGAGTTCCCTCGAGGACGTGGGCATCGACTGCCAGGTGCGAGAACTGGACTGGTCCATCTTCCTGGAAAGAGTCAAGAACAAGGATTTCGCGGCCGTCACCCTGGGCTGGACCGGCGGAACGGGTCTGCGCTTTCCACCCGACGCCTACCAGATCTGGCACTCGTCCCAGATCGAGGGGAACGGATCCAATTTCATCAGTTTCAGGAACGATGAGTCGGATGCGATCCTTACGGCCTACCGGAAGGAATTCGACATGGACAAGCGGATCGAACAGTACCGCCGATTCCAGGAAATCCTCCACGAGGAACAACCCTATACCTTTCTCTGGAAATCGCGCGTCGCCGTCGCATACAGCAGGCGCTATCACGGCGTCAACTGGTATCCCGCCGGCGCCGTGACGCAGGAGTGGTGGGTCGAGCCCGCCGACCGGCTGTACCAGTGA
- a CDS encoding zinc-binding dehydrogenase, with amino-acid sequence MKAGQVVAPERIEIVEAERPDIALEQTNPDGLKDLVLVRTVNAAICGSDHPLFTGPANYPAPPGVSLHESIGVIEKSWAEGCREGDLVLALPSGSSAMAEYFLGLGASVTPLPEGLPQEQLLMAQPLGTVLYCLRKLGHFFNAEVAVVGQGPMGLLFTTMMRNLGAALIIGIDQYDNRLAAATEMGATHTVNTRHTDPIEAVAEITDGRMADVVIEVVGVEETFNMCVKLARHKARFIDFGVPKTPRFTVDILELFRKNLQITTSVGPDMDIDFKSAMRTIGEGRVNLAPMISHKLPFARIQDGFEMATRRKGECIKIVIDFEEKGLGR; translated from the coding sequence ATGAAAGCGGGACAAGTCGTCGCACCGGAACGCATTGAAATCGTGGAAGCGGAACGGCCGGACATCGCGCTGGAACAAACCAATCCGGACGGGCTGAAGGACCTGGTGCTCGTGCGAACCGTGAATGCGGCCATTTGCGGCAGCGACCACCCGCTGTTTACCGGTCCGGCGAACTATCCCGCGCCGCCGGGCGTGTCCCTCCACGAGAGCATCGGGGTCATCGAGAAGTCATGGGCGGAGGGATGCAGGGAGGGGGACCTCGTCCTGGCCCTGCCGTCCGGCTCAAGCGCCATGGCCGAGTATTTTCTTGGACTCGGCGCTTCCGTGACGCCCCTGCCGGAGGGACTGCCCCAGGAACAGCTTCTGATGGCCCAGCCCCTCGGCACCGTGCTCTACTGCCTGCGCAAGCTGGGACACTTCTTCAATGCCGAGGTCGCCGTGGTCGGCCAGGGTCCCATGGGGCTACTGTTCACCACCATGATGCGGAACCTCGGCGCGGCGCTGATCATCGGCATCGACCAGTACGATAACCGTCTGGCCGCGGCCACGGAAATGGGGGCGACCCACACCGTGAACACGCGGCACACCGATCCGATAGAGGCCGTGGCCGAAATCACGGATGGGAGGATGGCGGACGTGGTGATCGAGGTCGTGGGCGTGGAAGAGACGTTCAACATGTGCGTGAAGCTGGCCCGTCACAAGGCCCGTTTCATCGACTTCGGCGTGCCCAAGACTCCGCGATTTACGGTCGACATATTGGAACTGTTCCGGAAAAACCTGCAGATTACGACTTCGGTCGGACCGGACATGGACATCGATTTCAAGAGCGCCATGCGGACGATCGGCGAGGGCCGCGTGAACCTGGCGCCGATGATCTCCCACAAGCTGCCTTTCGCCCGGATACAGGACGGCTTCGAAATGGCCACCCGACGCAAGGGCGAGTGCATCAAGATCGTCATAGATTTCGAGGAGAAGGGCCTGGGCAGGTAG
- a CDS encoding ABC transporter permease codes for MLGYILQRSLLMIPTLVGITVISFFIMHLAPGDPVDLFLGGVAGGEGLASDRQRDIEETRQELRRQLGLDRPVHVQYANWVTALFLKVESISAFDRSAMLADRLLERLDASERRALTALEREEQKGRFLALVRKSAQEEAGELERSSFWEGRTFSAEGNYAYRGAGIELFKLAGYRFVTLDFGRSFKDNQPVIGRIMERLPVTLEINIIAIVIAYLVGLPLGIWLAVKQNTFSDRMLTTGTFVLWSMPSFWVGMLLIIFLCNREFFYWFPASGIQSLDASGEWSTWRILADHMYHMFLPVLASAYISFATISRFMRTSMLENLRQDYVRTARAKGLSEKVVILRHVYRNSLIPIVTTSAGLLPALIAGSVFIETIFTIPGMGLLGFESVLNRDYPMVMALFTVGSLLSLLGILVADILLKVVDPRITFDQLHG; via the coding sequence ATGCTCGGTTACATCCTTCAACGCTCGCTTCTCATGATCCCCACGCTGGTGGGGATCACGGTAATTTCCTTCTTCATCATGCATCTCGCCCCCGGCGACCCCGTGGATCTGTTCCTGGGCGGCGTGGCCGGTGGCGAGGGGCTTGCGTCCGACCGGCAGCGGGATATCGAAGAAACCCGGCAGGAACTGCGCAGGCAACTGGGACTGGACCGGCCGGTCCACGTGCAGTATGCCAACTGGGTCACGGCGCTTTTCCTGAAAGTCGAATCCATCAGCGCCTTCGACCGCAGCGCCATGCTGGCGGACCGGTTGCTGGAACGCCTGGATGCGTCGGAGCGCAGGGCGTTGACGGCGCTTGAGCGGGAGGAACAGAAAGGCCGGTTCCTTGCCCTTGTGCGGAAATCTGCGCAAGAGGAGGCAGGCGAACTGGAACGATCTTCGTTCTGGGAAGGGAGGACCTTCAGCGCAGAGGGCAACTATGCCTATCGGGGAGCGGGGATCGAACTCTTCAAACTCGCGGGATACCGCTTCGTTACGCTGGATTTCGGCCGATCCTTCAAGGATAACCAACCCGTCATCGGGCGGATTATGGAACGGTTGCCCGTCACGCTCGAGATCAATATCATCGCGATCGTCATCGCCTACCTGGTCGGCCTGCCGCTCGGCATCTGGCTGGCGGTCAAGCAGAACACCTTTTCCGACCGGATGCTTACGACCGGGACCTTCGTCCTCTGGTCCATGCCTTCCTTCTGGGTGGGCATGCTGCTGATCATATTCCTGTGCAACCGGGAGTTCTTCTACTGGTTCCCGGCCTCGGGCATACAATCGCTGGATGCTTCCGGCGAATGGAGTACCTGGCGGATCCTCGCGGACCACATGTACCACATGTTCCTCCCCGTGCTGGCCTCCGCCTACATCAGCTTCGCAACGATCTCCCGGTTTATGCGGACGAGCATGCTGGAGAACCTGCGCCAGGATTACGTCCGGACCGCCCGGGCCAAGGGATTGTCGGAAAAAGTCGTCATCCTGCGGCACGTATACCGCAATTCCCTGATTCCGATCGTAACCACCTCCGCCGGGCTGCTGCCGGCCCTGATCGCGGGTTCCGTATTCATCGAGACGATTTTTACCATTCCCGGGATGGGGCTGCTCGGATTCGAGTCCGTGCTGAACCGGGACTATCCCATGGTCATGGCGCTATTCACCGTCGGCTCCCTGTTGTCGCTCCTGGGCATCCTGGTTGCGGACATCCTGCTCAAGGTGGTCGATCCGAGGATTACGTTTGACCAGTTGCATGGATAG